A genomic window from Proteobacteria bacterium CG1_02_64_396 includes:
- a CDS encoding ferredoxin: protein MKPILDWSSYRESGQGDPYADIPKTGGDFARAVAVCIHSRQCEQKGPGVMCPSFRVTADPALSTGGRVRLLKAALNGELGLLPFEDPDLARAMDLCVACKGCKRECENSVDMAQIKTEYLAQRQRSEGVSVRTRLFSSLPQLLGRYPLLRSLIAQRNRAPWLAKLGQVVLGIAANRPLPQPVAEPYRPAKVAPASDAPAVALWIDTFTAHFAPEIAAAAHKLLTAGGYRVIPVGAFASKDHQPLCCGRTHLAHGRIDRATAQAKRTIAALLPLAEQGMPILGLEPACLLAIRDDYRALGLGADGEAVSDRAILLEEFLAREQAAGRFKPTFADQRGAAPVLVHGHCHQKAVGAMKAMRRVLRMVPGLRFELIEASCCGMAGSFGLEEEHAAISMQMAEAALLPTLRAAPEAEVVANGFSCREQILVGDGRRARHVVEVLAAALVDEVSV from the coding sequence ATGAAACCGATCCTCGACTGGTCGTCCTACCGCGAATCGGGACAGGGCGACCCCTACGCCGACATTCCCAAAACCGGGGGCGACTTTGCTCGGGCGGTGGCGGTGTGCATCCACAGCCGCCAGTGCGAGCAAAAGGGGCCAGGGGTGATGTGCCCCAGCTTTCGGGTGACCGCCGATCCGGCCCTCTCAACCGGGGGGCGCGTGCGCCTGCTTAAGGCGGCGCTCAATGGGGAACTGGGCTTGCTCCCCTTCGAGGATCCAGATCTCGCCCGCGCCATGGATCTTTGCGTCGCTTGCAAGGGATGCAAGCGCGAGTGCGAAAACAGCGTCGACATGGCCCAGATCAAGACCGAATACCTAGCCCAGAGGCAACGTAGCGAAGGGGTCTCGGTCCGCACGCGGCTCTTTTCTTCCCTACCGCAACTGCTCGGTCGTTACCCCCTGCTTAGGTCCCTGATCGCCCAGCGCAACCGCGCCCCCTGGTTGGCCAAACTGGGGCAGGTGGTGCTTGGCATCGCCGCCAATCGCCCATTGCCACAGCCGGTGGCCGAGCCCTATCGCCCCGCCAAGGTTGCCCCCGCGAGCGACGCCCCCGCCGTCGCCCTGTGGATCGATACCTTCACCGCCCACTTTGCCCCCGAAATCGCCGCCGCCGCCCACAAACTGCTGACCGCCGGAGGGTATCGGGTGATTCCGGTGGGGGCCTTTGCATCCAAGGATCATCAACCGCTGTGTTGCGGGCGGACCCACTTGGCCCACGGGCGGATCGACCGCGCCACCGCGCAGGCCAAACGCACCATTGCTGCCCTGCTGCCGCTGGCCGAACAGGGGATGCCAATCTTGGGATTGGAGCCCGCCTGCCTGCTCGCCATCCGCGACGACTACCGGGCGCTGGGGTTGGGCGCCGATGGGGAGGCAGTGTCGGACCGGGCTATTTTGCTGGAGGAGTTTCTGGCGCGTGAGCAGGCCGCTGGGCGCTTCAAACCCACCTTTGCCGATCAAAGAGGGGCGGCGCCGGTGTTGGTCCACGGCCATTGCCATCAAAAGGCGGTGGGGGCGATGAAGGCGATGCGGCGGGTGCTGCGCATGGTGCCGGGGCTGAGGTTCGAGCTGATCGAGGCCTCCTGCTGCGGCATGGCGGGGAGCTTCGGGCTGGAGGAGGAGCACGCGGCGATCTCGATGCAGATGGCCGAAGCGGCGCTACTCCCCACCCTACGCGCCGCCCCCGAGGCCGAGGTGGTCGCCAACGGTTTTTCGTGCCGGGAGCAAATCTTGGTGGGGGATGGCCGCCGCGCCCGCCATGTGGTCGAGGTGTTGGCCGCGGCGTTGGTTGACGAGGTGAGCGTATGA
- a CDS encoding ribonuclease R, with protein MPPRHRRKSKDEAPAHHAKPGEAKPGHRGKRSARPGQGKVGGRSAVGGLDPALRDAFKGADHPLSYKEIATRLQVERGDKRARARLKALLASEVELGRIVATHDDCFALPPQLGLVTGTVSVHPDGFGFLLREDGGPDLFLPPQTLKEVWDGDRVACRPEPDRGRLTGRIVRVVEARRMQVVGMYEQLPGGLGVVTPVDPRIPREIVIPPGTGKVAEEGQIVVVELDRKASRSHPVGIVAEVLGREMTPGIETEIVIRDRGLPDAFPADVLAEAEKIPVRVKKKEFDGRVDLTDLPLVTIDGEDARDFDDAVCALPRDDGWDLWVAIADVSAYVAPGSALDREAFKRGNSVYFPHRVLPMLPESLSNGICSLKPDVERLCMAARIHVTRDGMLHDDEVVAGVMRSRHRLTYRKVAVWMGEAEGENAPEAIHPELGHLLDLYKALRAARDQRGAIDLDLPEPMFLLGDNGRIESVIKRPSWTSNRIIEECMLAANVAIARRLLKGGKGIYRVHEPPKPEKVEALNHFLAPFGAAIDPERSDDPRAWAAAITNLSSRPEGPFLHVSILRSMSQARYSPEELGHFGLAYAHYTHFTSPIRRYADLIVHRLIRHQLKLPGGHDVQDLERIGIQTSTTERTAMEAERQVFDRLKALFMADKVGDEFSGTVGGVTGFGLFVTLDELYVEGLLHVRAFRDDFYHFDERKQQWVGERHKRVFKLGTAVKVKVTSVDTARGRIDFMPIFDEKGPRRGVKRKGAVEVDAPAAPTQEKKQGHRGGRVQQRKGAPPKAG; from the coding sequence ATGCCTCCACGTCACCGCCGCAAATCGAAGGACGAGGCCCCCGCTCATCACGCCAAGCCGGGTGAGGCCAAACCGGGGCATCGGGGCAAGCGCAGCGCCAGGCCGGGGCAGGGCAAAGTGGGTGGGCGTTCGGCGGTGGGGGGGCTTGATCCGGCGCTGCGCGATGCCTTCAAAGGGGCCGATCACCCCTTGAGTTACAAAGAAATCGCTACCCGGTTGCAGGTCGAGCGGGGCGACAAGCGGGCTCGGGCGCGGCTCAAAGCGCTGCTGGCCAGTGAGGTCGAGCTGGGGCGCATCGTCGCCACCCACGACGACTGCTTCGCCCTACCGCCCCAGCTGGGGCTGGTGACCGGTACCGTTTCGGTCCACCCCGACGGATTCGGCTTTTTGTTACGCGAGGACGGCGGCCCCGATCTTTTTCTTCCTCCGCAGACCCTCAAAGAGGTCTGGGACGGCGACCGGGTCGCATGCCGCCCCGAGCCCGACCGGGGCCGTCTGACCGGGCGGATCGTCCGGGTGGTCGAGGCGCGCCGCATGCAGGTGGTCGGGATGTACGAGCAGCTCCCCGGCGGGTTGGGGGTGGTGACCCCGGTCGATCCCCGCATCCCCCGCGAAATCGTCATCCCTCCCGGCACCGGCAAGGTTGCCGAGGAGGGACAGATCGTGGTGGTCGAACTCGACCGCAAGGCCTCCCGTTCGCATCCGGTTGGAATCGTCGCCGAGGTGCTCGGTCGCGAGATGACCCCCGGCATCGAAACCGAGATCGTCATTCGCGACCGGGGGCTGCCCGACGCCTTCCCCGCCGATGTGCTGGCCGAGGCCGAAAAAATCCCGGTCCGGGTCAAAAAGAAGGAGTTCGACGGAAGGGTCGATCTGACCGATCTGCCGCTGGTCACCATCGACGGTGAGGATGCCCGCGACTTCGACGACGCGGTCTGCGCCCTGCCCCGCGACGACGGCTGGGATTTGTGGGTTGCCATCGCCGACGTCTCGGCCTACGTCGCCCCCGGCTCGGCGCTTGATCGAGAGGCCTTCAAACGGGGCAACTCGGTCTACTTCCCCCATCGGGTGCTCCCCATGCTGCCCGAAAGCCTGTCGAACGGGATCTGCTCCCTCAAACCCGACGTGGAGCGGCTGTGTATGGCGGCGCGCATCCACGTCACCCGCGACGGCATGCTCCATGACGACGAGGTGGTGGCCGGGGTGATGCGTTCGCGTCATCGCCTGACCTACCGCAAGGTGGCGGTGTGGATGGGTGAGGCCGAGGGTGAAAACGCCCCGGAGGCGATCCACCCCGAGCTGGGGCATCTGCTCGATCTCTACAAAGCGCTGCGCGCCGCCCGGGATCAACGGGGCGCCATCGACCTGGACCTGCCCGAACCGATGTTTTTGCTCGGCGACAACGGCCGCATCGAATCGGTCATCAAGCGCCCCTCCTGGACCTCGAACCGGATCATCGAGGAGTGCATGCTGGCCGCCAATGTCGCCATCGCCCGGCGGCTGCTCAAGGGGGGCAAGGGGATCTACCGGGTGCACGAGCCCCCCAAACCCGAAAAAGTCGAGGCGCTCAATCACTTCCTCGCCCCCTTCGGCGCTGCCATCGACCCGGAGCGCAGCGACGACCCCAGAGCTTGGGCGGCGGCGATCACCAACCTGAGCAGCCGCCCCGAGGGACCGTTTTTGCATGTCTCGATTTTGCGGTCGATGTCGCAGGCCCGCTATTCCCCCGAAGAACTGGGCCACTTCGGTCTGGCCTACGCCCACTACACCCATTTCACCTCCCCCATTCGCCGCTACGCCGATTTGATCGTCCACCGTTTGATTCGCCATCAGCTCAAATTGCCGGGTGGCCACGACGTGCAGGATCTAGAGCGGATCGGCATCCAAACCTCGACCACCGAGCGGACCGCGATGGAGGCCGAGCGTCAGGTTTTCGACCGGCTCAAGGCGCTGTTCATGGCCGATAAGGTCGGGGATGAGTTCTCGGGCACGGTGGGGGGGGTGACCGGTTTCGGCCTTTTTGTCACTTTGGACGAGCTCTATGTTGAGGGGCTTTTGCACGTGCGGGCCTTCCGCGACGACTTCTACCACTTTGACGAACGCAAGCAGCAATGGGTGGGGGAGCGGCACAAGCGGGTCTTCAAGCTGGGGACGGCGGTGAAGGTCAAGGTGACTTCGGTCGACACGGCGCGGGGCAGGATCGATTTCATGCCGATCTTCGACGAGAAGGGGCCGCGGCGGGGGGTCAAACGCAAGGGGGCGGTCGAGGTTGACGCCCCGGCTGCGCCAACCCAAGAGAAAAAACAAGGGCATCGGGGGGGGAGGGTGCAGCAGCGCAAAGGGGCCCCACCAAAGGCCGGATGA
- a CDS encoding glutamyl-tRNA amidotransferase: protein MTLLARLQDDMKAAMKSREKERLSVVRMVIAALKDEKIAKMSDLSDAEEVAVVTRMVKQRRDSANQYRDAGRPDLADNEESEVVILTEYLPPQLDEAAIDAAVAEAIAASGATAPAQMGKVMGLLTKQLAGQADMGVVSQKVKAALATGG, encoded by the coding sequence ATGACCCTGCTAGCCCGACTCCAAGACGACATGAAAGCCGCCATGAAGAGCCGCGAAAAAGAGCGGTTGTCGGTGGTGCGTATGGTGATCGCAGCTCTGAAGGACGAGAAGATCGCCAAGATGAGCGATCTTTCTGATGCCGAGGAGGTGGCGGTGGTGACCCGGATGGTGAAGCAGCGCCGCGATTCGGCCAACCAATACCGGGATGCCGGTCGGCCCGATCTGGCCGACAACGAGGAAAGCGAAGTTGTCATCCTGACCGAATACCTCCCCCCTCAGTTGGATGAAGCGGCCATCGACGCCGCGGTTGCCGAGGCGATTGCCGCCAGCGGCGCCACCGCCCCTGCCCAGATGGGCAAGGTTATGGGTCTGCTGACCAAGCAATTGGCCGGTCAGGCCGACATGGGTGTGGTCAGCCAGAAGGTGAAGGCCGCTCTGGCGACCGGGGGCTGA
- a CDS encoding DNA primase → MARLPDSYIDQVLARSDLESLIGQSVELKRQGRNLTGLCPFHTEKSPSFSVNPDKGVYYCFGCGASGNAVSFLMNREGLSFREAVLQLGERAGISPPQEDGPDPYEGLREVMARSHRLFVKNLEGEEGRAARQYLDERGIGPEVRKEYRLGFAPDAWDRLVLELGPRDAPKGEVAGVVVRNEAGRLYDRFRSRIIIPITDDRGRLVSFGGRIVGAGEPKYLNGPESPLFHKGELLYGLHEALPAIRKERRAIVVEGYFDRIALAVAGIGEAVAPLGTALTQEQIERLWRACDTVVLCFDGDNAGRRAAWRGLERALPTLKEGRRLRFLFLPEGEDPDTLVRQEGAQRFRTRLDEAIPPEAFAWTMVIAEHGEDAEGMAAAAAKLKGLADQSASPILGQAWRMAWAKRLNWPIHLLGGQSEGQAPAVEAKPAPSMKPRPAPSMRYVRRYRLSEDEQFDQVFGSLLHLLVMEEEAWRAVDLERVFELGLPENPWAGPFEELVEAQEKGVEPQPARWLGHLSQDRPLPPMPMMNEGVEVSVLARELANRVAVMVWKRHIQHLSALYQQDPKANRDLWDDISELQRLCRNGLYPGQTIRD, encoded by the coding sequence ATGGCCCGCCTACCCGACAGTTACATTGACCAGGTTTTGGCCCGCTCCGACTTGGAATCGCTGATCGGCCAATCGGTCGAGCTCAAGCGGCAGGGGCGCAATTTGACCGGGCTGTGCCCTTTTCATACCGAAAAGAGCCCCTCGTTCAGCGTGAACCCCGACAAGGGGGTCTACTACTGCTTCGGCTGTGGGGCCAGCGGCAACGCGGTCAGTTTTTTGATGAACCGGGAGGGGCTCTCGTTTCGGGAGGCGGTGCTCCAGCTCGGCGAGCGGGCCGGGATCTCCCCTCCCCAAGAGGATGGCCCCGATCCCTACGAGGGTTTGCGGGAGGTGATGGCCCGCAGCCACCGCCTGTTCGTCAAAAACCTGGAGGGGGAGGAGGGTAGGGCGGCCCGGCAGTATCTAGATGAGCGGGGCATTGGGCCTGAGGTGCGTAAGGAATACCGCCTGGGATTTGCCCCCGATGCCTGGGATCGGCTGGTGCTGGAACTCGGCCCCCGTGACGCCCCCAAGGGGGAGGTTGCCGGGGTGGTGGTGCGCAACGAAGCCGGACGTCTCTACGACCGCTTTCGCAGCCGCATCATCATTCCGATCACCGATGATCGGGGACGGCTGGTCTCCTTCGGGGGGCGGATCGTCGGCGCCGGGGAGCCCAAGTACCTCAACGGTCCCGAGAGCCCCCTGTTTCACAAAGGGGAGCTGCTTTACGGCCTGCACGAGGCGCTGCCCGCCATCCGCAAAGAGCGGCGCGCCATCGTGGTCGAGGGGTACTTCGACCGGATCGCCCTGGCGGTGGCCGGGATCGGCGAGGCGGTTGCTCCGCTTGGAACCGCCCTGACCCAGGAGCAGATCGAGCGGCTGTGGCGGGCCTGCGATACGGTGGTGCTTTGCTTCGATGGCGACAATGCCGGACGGCGGGCCGCCTGGCGGGGGCTGGAGCGGGCTTTGCCCACCCTGAAAGAGGGGCGGCGGCTGCGTTTTTTGTTTTTGCCCGAAGGGGAGGATCCCGACACCTTGGTGCGTCAGGAGGGGGCGCAAAGGTTTCGGACCCGGCTCGACGAGGCGATCCCCCCCGAGGCGTTCGCCTGGACGATGGTGATCGCCGAACATGGTGAGGATGCCGAGGGGATGGCGGCGGCGGCGGCCAAACTCAAGGGTCTGGCCGACCAGTCGGCCTCCCCCATCTTGGGGCAGGCGTGGCGGATGGCCTGGGCCAAACGGCTGAACTGGCCGATTCATTTGTTGGGTGGGCAGAGCGAGGGTCAAGCTCCGGCGGTCGAGGCCAAACCGGCGCCGAGCATGAAACCCCGACCTGCCCCCTCAATGCGTTACGTTCGGCGCTATCGGCTGAGCGAGGACGAACAGTTCGATCAGGTTTTCGGTAGCCTTCTGCATCTGCTGGTGATGGAGGAGGAGGCCTGGAGGGCGGTCGATCTGGAGCGGGTCTTCGAATTGGGGCTGCCCGAGAACCCTTGGGCGGGGCCGTTCGAGGAGCTGGTGGAGGCGCAAGAAAAGGGGGTTGAACCGCAACCGGCCCGCTGGTTGGGTCATTTATCCCAAGATCGCCCCCTGCCCCCCATGCCGATGATGAACGAAGGGGTGGAGGTGTCGGTCTTGGCCAGGGAGCTGGCCAACCGGGTGGCCGTGATGGTGTGGAAACGGCACATCCAGCATTTGAGTGCGTTGTACCAACAGGATCCCAAAGCCAATCGGGACCTGTGGGACGACATTTCCGAACTGCAACGACTTTGTCGCAACGGTCTGTATCCCGGACAGACCATCCGCGATTGA